The Salvia splendens isolate huo1 unplaced genomic scaffold, SspV2 ctg509, whole genome shotgun sequence genome includes the window ATCAACCACAAACCAAAATTAGGTCACATGCAAAACATCCACGAAAAATCAAACACCGAGAGCTGCAACTTGCACAATTCTAACCAGAAACCGTCATCTGCTGCCACAAATTCACACTACATGCAAGCAAAATCAAGCAAAAGGAAGAGACCTGAGCACGGGAATCGAGCAATGAGGAGGGCGGAGGAGGAAACTCGGACTGTCGCCACAGCTGTCTCCGCCACGTGTCCTCCATTCCTGCCGACGAATGCAGGCTTCTCTCCATCAGCACCGCAGAATCGTCGACGGAAGTAGCAACACGAGAGCTAAACTAAACCCTTCCAACTCCGTGAGCAGGGAGAGCTAGAGAGATACCTCGGAACAgcagcagagagagagagagtgatgaTGGGATAGTCTGATAGATAGTGCGAAAATGAATGTACAATGGATAGGCGTTGGACGACGGCGCGTGAGCTACACTGCGTGATCGTGACCGTTGGATGAGATGTGAGGCGAATGGTTCGAGTGGTAATCATTTTGAAGGACAAAAGTGACAGGACCACGGGACCCACTAGTCTGCCACCGGTGCAGTGCACAGCACTTAATTGTGCCTTTGCGCTCGGCCCAAATTCACGTTGGTAGAATCTATTGTTACATGCTTGTACTATTTCTCGTGTTAAATTAGATCTTTTTATTCTAGTAATAACACtttaagagcatcagcagtcgAGCGAAATTCCTCGTtgaattcccaaaaacatcttctgccacgtcatacagatttctcactgcactgccacgtcatacggaatttTCACTGTATAGGGGCAAAATTCCCGAAGgaattcccacaataaaaaaaatcacaaattcacaaattaaacaatttccggaagtaagaaatttacggaattaaatagtcgacacaaatagggaaaatattccattaataaaaaaatatttaatgcattaaacgggaattccgcgggcgtcaacgcaatggaggacgtccgcacggaattccgtATTCGTGGaagggacgcacaatggcggacgtccgccacggaattcccacacgccggtgggaattccgcgtaGACGTctgccattgctgatgctcttaaaAAGAGATAGGATTAATAAATAGGAGAGAAATTATAgtgaaatataaattaaaatatttgatttttaatttaaaaataattattcatttaaCTTGTGatgattttaaataaaatatgaatcaataaactttaatttgaaaaataatactcttACCTAGGGAAGAAGAATATAAGGGAAAATGGACTAAGGGATAACGGGACGGCTACACTAGGAGAAGGGAGAGACGAAACAATGTTAGACGAGGAGAGACGACAACGTTACAAAAGGGAGGAGGCGGAGATACAAGAGGTacttataagagcatccactataggaggAAAGGGGGCAGACGAAAATCTGGGGCAAGGgtggggcggtctatagtggaTCGGACGTCCCCGGGGCGGACAAGAAAAATGGGGTGAGGGTGGGGCGGTAGAGGCTTCGCCTCCTACGGGGCGAGGACAgggcggtggtggtggcggcggggCGATGGGGGGGACGGGCTATGGACGTCCGCCCCGTTTgagtgttttatttttaaaaaaaaaatcaaaaattatatctataaataccactcatctacttctcattattttcacaccaaacATTATACCTCTTCACACACATATTTTCTCTCAATATAATCTGTAGTATGAAATGGACGATTTATGGAAGGACGCGTGGAATTATCTGATCCAAGAGGTGGAGTAcgaggccgaggaggaggaaacGGCGCGAGCGGCGGAACGAAATGCGGAAGTGGCAGAGGGcgcgatccctcgtgcgattagTTGTCGGCGGACCATCCCACGAGACCATACCGGAGCACACCAACGTCTAATGGCtgactactttgtggataacccacggtatccacccgagatttttcgccggcgattcagaatgtcgcaacccCTTTTCAACCTTATTGCGACGAAATTGGCGGAACGTTACCGGTGCTTCATCCTCCGGAGTGATTGCACTGGCCGGATCGGGTTGTCGACGCTTTAGAAGTGCACCGTtgcaatccggcagcttgcgtACGCCGGACCagctgatatgttcgacgaatacctacagatgggtgagacgactggcctcacggtgcttaggcagttttgtaaggggatTCGGGAAATATTTGGTGgggagttcctacgaaagcccACCCCTGCTGAATGTCAAaatctgctggatatgcacggttcgatcCACGGTTTCCtaggaatgttaggaagcatcgattgcatgcattgggagtggaagaactacccggtggcgtggaaaggccagttcacaattggattcaaaagcaaacatccatcaTTGATTCTGGAAGCCGTAGCAGACTACCGCTTGTGGATctgacatgcgtattttggtgTTGCctgttcgaacaacgacataaacgttaTTCAGTCATCGCCGCTCTTCAATGATGAGTGCGGGGGcgagggtccagaaatcagcttcgtaccCAACGACACGCAATACAGaaggggatactatttggcagatgggttATATCCctggtggcccgtattcgtcaagacaattcgccaaccggtaggaccgaagaaacaatactTTGCGCGAAAATAAGAGGGGGCtcggaaggatgttgagcgagcttttggtgtcctccaagcgcgatgggccattatacggtgcccgacacgagtttggcacgaagatgatgtcgcaaatattatgttagcatgtatcatattgcataatatgataatagaagatgaaggatttggggtaGAGCCctgggcaccggaagagggcgcaagtacaagtaaCGGATTCGtctccgcgccgatccagatgggcgtaccacggagcaatgaatatttgatccaatgTTTCAgtgatatgcgcaggagcacaacacataccacactccaggctgatttggttgaagaagtttgggcacgtaggggaggtgccGGTGCAGTGTGAACACTATTATGATGTTTAATAGATTAatatttcgttgtataattttacccccACTTTAATACAACGAAAATGTAGTGTTTGATTATAATTTCTTCACTTATACccgtttttttataattacgtatagtccgataaatttaattacttattaaattgaattaaaattaaaattagttattaaaatttcggggctattggaagtgtccgcctatagtggggCAGTGGAAGAAAAAAttagggctatggacaaaaaagtgAGGCTGTAGACAAAAAAAAAGGGGCGGAACTATTGGGAAGGctgcctatagtggatgctttAAGAGGTAAGAGATGAAACACGATAATGGAGGCTGTTAGTAGTAGATACATGGAAAAGTGTGCACTTACACAATAAGTGCATAAAAAATCTTTTCCCTTTTCAATTTAAGTTTATCAATTTAAGTTCATTATTGTAAGGTTACTGTTCTATTAATTCATCTTTTGGAAAATTTCCTTATaatataaatgtatagtataaaGTACACTTTTATGGAAGTATAAAGTCCGAAATTGCTAATTATGAATCATTCATATATTAGGACATGAGTTCGACGATTCTGTTTGGTCATAAGCTGACAATAAGTACTATCAGAACTTCCCACTGACTCCTAAAAGAAACCGTTTCCATAATGTACATTGAAATATTGAGTAATTATTTCACCCAAATATATATTAACCACTATTTTAAAGACATAAAGTAGTTTGTGGGTTGAATTTATAAGTAGAaggaataaaaaaaactctCAGGTCGACTACATTCATTTTGACAATTTAGTTGAACTTAAATTCTAAGACAATATATCATAAGATACAACTATACACATCAGAAATCACATTTTTACCAATTAAACAAATCTCAGACATCAGTTAATAGAGATTTAAATTAAAAGAacgataaaaaataaacatgaaatCAGATAACAGTCTCAAGATCAATCGAAAAACTGAAAACATACACAAAAATGGAAGTAGATAAACATTAATAGTAGAATATCAAAGCGAGGTCAATGATAACATTCCAACAGAAACAATATTACTTCAAAATCCATCCAtccaaaaaaaagtttaaataaAACGACAAACGTCTTATAGCCTAACTCACATAGCTGTAAAAGCCTTCTTCCCAAGTCCAGAAGAACCTGCTGGAATCACCTTAAGAACGTTAAACCTCACGGTTTTGGAAAGAGGCCTGCAAGAAAACACAAAAGCTTGTTAATTCCATATTCTAGATATCATGAAAAACTGATAATTTGTTTGTGGTACTAGCCTGCATTGACCGATGGTGACATGGTCGCCTTCCTTCACACGGAAGCATGGAGAGATATGTGCTGGGATGTTTGAGTGCCTCTTCTCATACCTAAGTCCAACCCAAGTAAAGCACTCAgataaacaaactaaaaaacaGAACAATGGAAGCATCTTACAAAAGCAAATAGCATACCTCTGGTACTTCTTCACCCAGTGCAGGTAGTTACGTCTCACGATGATTGTTCTCATCATCTTTGCACTATGGCAAGTTCCAGCAAGGATGCGTCCTCTGATGGAAACATTACCAGTGAAAGGGCACTTCTTATCAATGTATGTGCCTGAACAAATATGAGTTAATTTTCAGTATAAATAGCAATAGCAACAAAAGGCAGAAATTATAAGGATTCGATTATCAAGTGGTGAGGATGAAAACAGATTTAACAAAGGCGTAGAAagaaactaattaaaatagtaATAGGGTAAGAAAACCAACATAATCAGATAAATAACACCATGGTATTAACTTCAAGTAAAAATGAAACAGACTGATAGTCAATCACAGGAAACACAAGAGACAAAAACAAAGTAACACAAGCACTTGAAAGCAAGATTCCCATATACTAATCAAATACCGAATCAAAAGCTCCATAACATGGATATCCAACATCACTCACTTTCTAAAATATACCAACAGTTAAAAACAATTCAATAAAGATTTCCTACACATTtcaaatatatcaaaataacaatacaaaatcaattacaaaaataaaatgcagAAACCAAGTGGATTAACAAGTGAAATACATCTTAAGTATAAGAACAAAAGGCAGTGTTCCAGTACAAAAGTAAATTAGAAAAACAACCTTCAGAAGCCTCTCGTGGTGTTTTGAATCCGAGTCCGATGCTCTTGAAGTAACGGTTTCCTCCCTTTCCAGGGGCCTTACCCTTCCCTGTCTTCTTCGAGCTACAATCAAACAGTTACGAAATCAAACACGACGCATCTCATAACTCATTATGAGTAAACGAATACAAATCACAAGTACATAGAATATGTTACTCTGCTCTaaaaatcataacaaaaacaacatatgCAGAAACAAGAGGATATCGCATTCAGCTTCAAAGCACAGTATATACACGCAATTTTTAACAAATCTAACACTACGGAAACAAAAAACTCACCAGAGAAACACCTTAGGCTGCTTCAAAAAGGCCTTCTCGGTCTGCAAATCGATTCAAATCACAATCGAATTAGTCACAAACAACGAAGAGAAATAGAAAGCGGTAGCAGGTGAGCTCTGGATACAAGGATTTACCTGTTCCGCCATGGCTGCGAGCTATCAAAGTGGGTACGTGTGTGGAGGGCGGCAGCAGCAATAAACCCTAGTCCAGAGCAGCCGATAGTGAAGATGCGAAGCGATTTGGATATTTAAACATTTTACATCATACCTGGATCCCTAGTTGGGCCCTTTCTTAGATTGGTCCATAAACAGAGCCCAATAAAATttgagtttattttattttattctgaatattttgtttttatgggCCAAAATGCTTATAAATTAACAGAAAGGCCCAATTGGGATTAatttggtactccctccgtcccacataatttgggacactttgaccgagcacgggttttaagaaatataatgaaagtgagttgaaaaggttagtgaATTATTGGGTCctactttatatattagtttttataattaaatgtgagtaggaatggttagtggaatgtgaggtccattataaaaatggtaaaagtgaaatgggtccAAATTAGTGGGGACGgtcaaaatggaaaactgagtcaaattatgtgggacggagggagtatgaaacaTTTAACAACCCATTGAATCATAATTTCATACCAATAATTTGAACAATTGCAATTGCTAAGTGTTGAATATTCTTAAAAATCATCAAGGAAAAATCTGTCTTCTAAAACCTAAGTGTTTTATTACAATTGGCACTTGTTttatgagactatttttttcaATGAATATTTGACGCTTATTTATTGAGATGACACTTTGGTGTGGGTACGGATTAAAGCAGAACTCCAATTCAGTCTTCATGAGttgagaataaaaaaaattgacttcCACGTGCCTACCAATTTCACTGAAAATAAAGTCTTGTGACAATTTTGAATTGTagtaaaattaaagtttaattcTTAGAGTTTGAAAGTTGTAAGATTGATAAAACATTAATCAAAAGTTATGCTTTAAATCAGTATTGATTTGTAAA containing:
- the LOC121790415 gene encoding 40S ribosomal protein S11-like — translated: MAEQTEKAFLKQPKVFLCSKKTGKGKAPGKGGNRYFKSIGLGFKTPREASEGTYIDKKCPFTGNVSIRGRILAGTCHSAKMMRTIIVRRNYLHWVKKYQRYEKRHSNIPAHISPCFRVKEGDHVTIGQCRPLSKTVRFNVLKVIPAGSSGLGKKAFTAM